One stretch of Methyloversatilis sp. RAC08 DNA includes these proteins:
- a CDS encoding thiamine pyrophosphate-binding protein — translation MSTRPDNGKPGLPADAVIERLQRLGPTQRKAFEVRLRAGRVRGHDIVARSLHSLGVTHLYAMPGLPTDETIGACARAGMDTTGVRHQQAAVMMAAAHNYMAGRLASVAMVSSGVAVTNALTGLLVAQENCWPVVLLAGAVERSARGTGAFMELDGVAVAGRIAKACVCIDSAGTIAAQLADAVHTAMEGRPGAVYVELPDDCLSGSVAEKPRFEAARVRNNTVTSELSAMVGRAADLLLAAQRPLMLFGKGVRWDDAYLHLRELAEHLALPFVASPMGRGLLPDDHPLSRTADQSRLLADADVVLVVGARLNWTFRYGSEIRPDARVVHIDCADEAFHGGPPRTLTLRGAASAILPALLEGLRQREHAGTHRSRSTSWPPDAPLVRNVQRPPCRPPTPDELAAVLARVLPQDAIVVLDGNITLLAVQKHLSAGIPLSRLTPGTSGCMGTGLPFAIGAAHACPERPVIVVTGDMALSLNFFEFETAVRHGVPVVVVLANNDGPSGARRQRSAFPAGHHERILVYQAGLRYDEMARQLGVDAVCLDAIDALPEALARALSLRRPALIQIQIDPLEG, via the coding sequence ATGAGCACACGCCCTGACAACGGCAAACCCGGTTTGCCCGCAGACGCTGTCATCGAACGTCTGCAACGCCTCGGTCCTACCCAGCGCAAGGCTTTCGAAGTCAGGCTGCGTGCGGGCCGCGTGCGCGGCCACGACATCGTCGCGCGCAGCCTCCACTCCCTCGGCGTGACCCATCTTTACGCCATGCCGGGCCTGCCGACCGACGAAACGATCGGCGCCTGCGCGCGCGCCGGCATGGATACGACAGGCGTTCGCCATCAGCAGGCAGCCGTGATGATGGCAGCGGCGCACAACTACATGGCGGGGCGCCTCGCAAGCGTAGCCATGGTGTCCAGCGGCGTTGCCGTGACGAACGCGTTGACGGGCCTGCTCGTTGCGCAAGAGAACTGCTGGCCGGTCGTACTGCTGGCCGGCGCTGTCGAACGTTCGGCCCGCGGCACCGGCGCCTTCATGGAGCTTGACGGCGTCGCTGTCGCAGGCCGGATCGCCAAGGCATGCGTGTGCATCGATTCTGCGGGCACGATTGCAGCACAGCTCGCCGATGCCGTGCACACCGCGATGGAAGGTCGTCCCGGTGCGGTCTACGTTGAACTGCCCGACGACTGTCTGTCCGGCTCTGTTGCCGAAAAGCCCCGTTTCGAGGCCGCGCGCGTGCGCAACAACACCGTGACGAGCGAACTGTCCGCGATGGTCGGACGGGCCGCTGATCTTCTGCTGGCGGCACAACGGCCACTCATGCTGTTCGGCAAGGGTGTGCGATGGGACGATGCCTACCTCCATCTACGTGAGCTTGCCGAACACCTGGCGTTGCCCTTCGTGGCATCGCCGATGGGGCGCGGATTGTTGCCCGATGACCATCCGCTTTCGCGCACGGCAGACCAGAGCCGATTACTGGCCGATGCAGATGTGGTGCTTGTGGTCGGAGCCCGCCTGAACTGGACCTTCCGCTATGGCAGCGAGATCCGGCCTGACGCGCGCGTCGTCCATATCGACTGCGCCGATGAAGCCTTCCATGGCGGACCACCACGGACCTTGACACTCCGGGGTGCCGCGTCGGCCATCCTGCCGGCGCTGCTGGAGGGCTTGCGCCAGCGCGAACACGCCGGTACGCATCGCAGCAGATCGACAAGCTGGCCGCCCGATGCACCGCTGGTCCGGAACGTTCAGCGCCCGCCCTGTCGCCCCCCGACTCCCGACGAGCTTGCAGCAGTACTTGCGCGGGTGCTGCCACAAGACGCCATCGTGGTGCTTGATGGCAACATCACTTTGCTTGCGGTGCAGAAGCACCTGTCCGCCGGCATTCCGCTGTCGCGCCTGACCCCCGGTACCAGCGGCTGCATGGGTACGGGGCTGCCGTTCGCGATCGGTGCTGCGCATGCCTGTCCGGAACGTCCGGTAATCGTCGTCACCGGAGACATGGCGCTGAGCCTCAACTTCTTTGAATTCGAAACAGCGGTACGACATGGCGTGCCGGTCGTCGTGGTACTGGCGAACAACGATGGCCCTTCCGGCGCCCGACGCCAGCGCAGCGCGTTTCCGGCCGGTCACCACGAACGGATTCTTGTCTATCAGGCGGGACTGCGTTACGACGAAATGGCGCGCCAACTCGGGGTGGATGCCGTCTGTCTGGACGCGATCGATGCATTGCCCGAGGCGCTGGCGCGCGCGCTGAGCTTGCGACGACCGGCATTGATACAGATACAGATCGACCCGCTTGAAGGTTAA
- a CDS encoding AMP-binding protein, whose translation MPATFHSPAQIHRVFDAPQPSSADLPALLDINGNSVSHAALSARMRRLASRLNEAGIGTADRVAVIAPNSTDMASALLGVMHASVCAPLNPGYRQAELEFFLHDLEARALVVTPDSPPLARAIAAQRGVPVIEAGPSLWDAAEPAPERPRTLPRNDDIALVLHTSGTTSRPKQVPLSHANLAASMANIVASLRLTQADRALNVMPLFHIHGLMAGLLAPLAGGGSVVCAPSLQLPAFFEWLERFGATWYSAVPTMHQAIIGATASGSIRQPSAPLLRFIRSSSAALAPATLAQLETWFACPVLEAYGMTEATHQMASNPLPPAQRKPGSVGLPAGPEMAILSAHGVPLPSGECGEIAIRGDNVMRAYHANPEANLAAFTNGWFRTGDEGCFDADGYLRITGRLKEMINRGGEKIAPREIDEALLAHPEVKEAVAFALPHPTLGEDLAAAVVLHPGSTVGPDTLREFLFGCLAGFKVPSEIILLLEIPKGPTGKVQRIGMAERLGAARQHAFVAPRDAIEAILAQVWNEVLEVDVIGMDDNFFALGCDSLKATRAAARIASMLPIELSATDIFHQPTAAGLARTICDRLGPDVIAEVERILDEITPVPD comes from the coding sequence ATGCCAGCAACCTTTCACTCTCCGGCGCAGATCCATCGTGTGTTCGACGCCCCGCAACCGTCCTCGGCGGACCTGCCGGCACTGCTCGACATCAATGGCAACAGCGTGTCGCATGCAGCGCTCTCGGCACGCATGCGTCGACTTGCCTCCCGCCTGAACGAGGCCGGTATCGGCACTGCCGACCGCGTGGCCGTCATCGCTCCGAACAGCACGGACATGGCGTCGGCCCTGCTTGGCGTGATGCACGCCTCGGTCTGCGCGCCGCTCAACCCGGGCTATCGGCAGGCGGAGCTTGAATTTTTCCTGCACGATCTCGAAGCACGTGCACTGGTCGTTACGCCGGATAGCCCGCCACTGGCTCGCGCTATCGCAGCCCAGCGCGGAGTGCCCGTCATCGAGGCTGGCCCGTCGCTATGGGATGCCGCGGAACCGGCTCCCGAGCGGCCCAGAACCCTCCCCCGAAACGACGATATCGCACTCGTGCTGCACACCTCGGGGACGACTTCGCGGCCCAAGCAGGTGCCTCTGAGCCACGCGAATCTGGCGGCCTCCATGGCAAACATCGTCGCCTCGCTTCGTCTGACGCAAGCCGATCGGGCACTCAATGTGATGCCGCTCTTTCACATTCACGGTCTGATGGCCGGTTTGCTGGCGCCACTTGCCGGCGGTGGCAGCGTCGTCTGCGCGCCTTCGCTTCAGCTGCCGGCATTCTTCGAGTGGCTCGAACGCTTCGGTGCGACATGGTATTCAGCTGTGCCGACCATGCACCAGGCCATCATCGGTGCCACTGCGAGCGGGAGCATTCGGCAACCGTCCGCACCCCTGTTGCGCTTCATACGTTCATCGTCCGCCGCCCTGGCACCTGCCACACTGGCGCAGCTCGAAACGTGGTTCGCCTGTCCGGTGCTCGAAGCCTACGGCATGACCGAAGCGACACATCAGATGGCCAGCAATCCGCTGCCACCCGCTCAAAGAAAGCCCGGCTCTGTCGGCCTTCCAGCCGGGCCCGAGATGGCGATCCTCTCGGCCCACGGTGTTCCGCTGCCTTCCGGCGAGTGTGGCGAGATCGCCATCCGCGGCGACAACGTGATGCGCGCCTATCACGCCAATCCGGAAGCGAACCTTGCCGCATTTACGAACGGCTGGTTCCGCACCGGCGATGAGGGCTGCTTCGACGCGGACGGTTACCTGCGCATTACAGGCCGCCTCAAGGAAATGATCAATCGCGGCGGCGAGAAGATTGCGCCGCGCGAGATTGACGAGGCCCTGCTCGCCCACCCAGAGGTCAAAGAGGCGGTGGCGTTCGCTCTGCCGCATCCGACGCTTGGCGAGGACCTTGCCGCAGCGGTGGTTCTGCACCCTGGCAGTACGGTCGGCCCCGATACCTTGCGTGAGTTCCTGTTTGGTTGCCTTGCCGGCTTCAAGGTACCCAGCGAAATCATCCTGCTGCTCGAGATTCCGAAAGGTCCGACCGGCAAGGTGCAGCGCATTGGCATGGCCGAGCGTCTCGGCGCAGCGCGTCAGCACGCTTTCGTCGCACCGAGGGACGCGATCGAGGCCATCCTCGCGCAGGTGTGGAACGAGGTGCTGGAGGTCGACGTCATCGGCATGGACGACAATTTCTTTGCCCTCGGCTGCGATTCACTGAAAGCGACACGCGCTGCGGCGCGAATCGCGTCGATGCTGCCGATCGAGCTATCCGCTACCGACATCTTCCACCAGCCCACCGCAGCCGGGCTGGCCCGAACGATATGCGACCGGCTCGGGCCGGACGTCATAGCCGAGGTGGAGCGCATCCTCGACGAGATCACGCCAGTTCCCGATTGA